ctattattattattattattatcaatatcattaataaaatattttgaataatttttaaaaagattaaaataaaattctttattcttttcactattttttttaaaatttttaaaaatctctTGAAAaggaattttatttgaatcaaatgtaaattttaaaatcattgaatttttaactttatctCTTAATAAtcctttattattaattgacaTTAAATctacattttttaattgataataattataataaattctattttccaaaatttcatcattataatattgttgttgttgttgttttatttttaaatatttaaatataattgttttaatatatttatttttccaaattttaaaaaataaaaaatccttattattattattaatactattattattattattattactatttttgttgttgttgtccattttttaaatataatacaaattattaaaaaaaaaaaaaaaaaaaaaaaaaaattttaaaaaaaaaaaaaaaaaaaatttaaaaaaatgaaaataagatggaattataatttttaaattaattaatatttaaatttttattttattttcttttttttttctttttatttttatttttattttttttatttttatttttatttttttttttaaattaattacacACTCTTTCAAAATTccttatttatattttttacaaCCTAagtagaaataaaaaaaagagtgataattatatatattatatattatttctttcttgattttatattattattattattttttttttttttttattacaattgtAAATCTAAAACAATTTTTCTACCATGACCAGATTGttgtgattttaataaagctTGATCAAATTCAGAGAATTtatgtttttcaattaaaagtttaaattGTTTCTTACGGATAAGATCAAAGATAGCATCATAGACAGATTGTTTTTCAGAGTCAGTATGTTGTTCAAACCATTTATTTAACCAAAAACCACGAATTTGAATGTTACGGAAGATCAATTGAGAGGTTGGAATGGTGACTGGTTCACGAGACATACCACCATAAGTGACCAAGGTACCATTGTCAGCGAGGATTCTTGATAACTCGGTGGCGGATTGACCACCGACGGCGTTTAATGCCAATTTTGGTGATGGTAAATCAGAGATTAATTTTCTGAATGCTGGTGTACGAACGTACTCTTCAGAGACGACGATGTCGCCACCCAACTGCTTGAGACGTTGGACGTTGTCTTCGAATTCTGAACCGTCACGAATGACATTGATGGTTTTGATACCACGTGCCTTTGCCAATTGAATGACTGACAAACCAACCATTGAGTTGGATGCGTTTTGAATGATGACATCGCCTTGTTGTAACTTTACGAAATCGTTCAATAACAAATAGGCAGTGGTTGGATTGATTGAAATGGTGGATAAGTATTCGGTTGGAATGTCTGATGgtactttaaataattgttgttcACTCCAAACACCTTTACTTCTCCATGATCCAAAGTGTTGTTTCATTGATGGTACTACTAAATCATTCTCTTTTAATCCTGTAACACCACTACCAACCTTTttaacaacaccaacaccttCCATACCTGCTACACCTCCAACTTGAACATTTGTACCATAAGTACCttgaataatatttaaatctgCTGGATTAATTGGTGCATGTAACATTTCAACTAAAACatctttatttgaaattttatctgtaatattttcattttcaatccttttttttttttttttttttttttttttttaatataaatatagatatattaatatttttttaatttaatttttatttattcattgcACTAAAAATATTGGGGAAACTTCCCCCTTCTGTGATCAACAATTTGGTTTAACCACACATAcatgatttttattattttttttttttttattttttaattttttttttttaaaaaaacttactttaAAGCAGTTGATGGTGAACCATGTGAAGCGATTTTAACACTTCTTGAAGTTGAATAACGACGAACTAATGAAATGATATTACGAGTAGAATTCATTGTTTGATTAAATGTATGAATGAATTATATGCTgtattaaattgaaaatcaaaaaaaaaaaaaaaaaaaaaaaaaaaaaaaaattaaaaaaaaaaaaaaaaaaaaaaatcaaaaaattttttttatttttctttttttcaaaaaaatgaaaaaattattttacgCACCGTAGTTCGaaaaacatattttttttatttaattttgttttattttttttttatttttttattccattcgtctaaaaaatttttcgttttatattttcagatttatttatttatataaatatataaataataaataaataaaaataatttttttttttttttttttttttgaacataatttattaaatgaataaaattataacaaaaaaataagtaataataatatttaatattaataatctatAAATTTATAGTTGTATTCTTGCATACtccaattaatgaaattttaaaaataaaaaaaaataaaaaaataaaaataaaaaaataaaaaaaatgaataaagataataatggaaataaaaaagataaagataaaaataaaaataatagtactaataataataataataatgaagataaaCATATGTTCACATATGgaataaaagataataataaacatacACAACCAAAACCAAACAATTACCAAATTCCATCTCATTTACAAAagtattcaaaatttaaaaattcatattATAACACCAATTTTGAAAGtgataaaaagaaagaatcaCCCCAACTTCCATctaaacaacaaccaccacaacaacaacaacaacaacaactacaacaacaaccacaacaacaaccacaagcaactttttcaaaaaatcatATTGATAAAATCCAAGAAACTTTAAACAATGCAAAATCTAAatctaaaacaaataaaaagcTTGATCACTTTATCCACAAGgataaacatttaaaaaatgaaagtaCATTGCAAATTACTGACcccaaaacaacaacaaccactacaaccacaacaactactactcctaccaccactaccactacaacttccaaagataaagataaagataaagatacaGATAAACAACAGCAAAAACAAAGGGAGGAAATAAATggaaaagaagaagaaaaagaagaaaaggatcaatcaatttttataataaaaaaaaatacatttgaaatacaatttaatgataaaaataataaaaataaaaataataataataataataatacaatattaacaaatgatgaaaatgaaattaaattaataaatgaaaaagatgatgaaatAATTAGAATTAATAAGATTAGAGAAAGACAAAATTCATTTCCATCATTATTTCCACactataataaatttacaaaCGTTCATGCATCAGTATCATTACATAATCCATTCATAAGGTCAGATCATGGATATAGATTCATTTTATATAGATTCccacatttaaaaaatagtaatattaaatcatatAATTTCTGTAGAAATATTACAATCTCTCATCTTCATTTCGATCCAAAACAATCTATTGATCGTTCATTGAAAAATattacattatttttaaaaagaaatcaattctTAGATCCCAATATTGAAAGAATTTGTcataaagaaattttaaatagtaatagacATAGAAAAATTAGATTATCaacaccaattaataataataataataacactaataataatttatcaattgatttaacatCACCATATTCCTCTTCACTAacttttgataaaaaaaactcaaagaaatctaaaaagaaaatatcatTTGAACCTACTCCAACAATTTTAACAACAAGATTAAGAACAAgattaaatcaacaacaaccaccaccaccgcaacaacaacaagataaAGGTAATGAAAAAGAAGTACAAGAAGAGGGGGAGGAGGAGGAAGAAATTGAACAATCAGATAGAGATACTGAAactgattttgaaaattttagtGATTActatgatgaagatgattatGACGATGGTAGTGAAGATGATTATGAtccaaataatgatgaaagtATATTAGATGATGATATATCATCAATGGGTGAAATGGAATCTGAATCTGAATCTGAGTCTGAAACTTTTATTAGaattgatgaagatggtAATACATTTTCTGGCAATGGTGCTGGTGCTGGTactggtggtagtggtggaaataaaaaagataaatctaatattagtaatatcGGATTCAATCATTTAGATAAATCAACTCAATTTAATGAAAGAATGTTTGGTGGTTCAAGATTACATTATGAAACATTTGGTAATGATAAATTCATTATACTATCAACTGGTCCAATTATGaatgttttatcaatttatcatttaaatgataacAATTCAAATTCTTTCCCATTAGAATATAACTATGAATCACATTCATTAGCATATTATAAAGTACCacaaacaattttaaatatttcaatttcaacaatttcaacaagTATGTTatataatcatcatcattatttttat
This region of Dictyostelium discoideum AX4 chromosome 3 chromosome, whole genome shotgun sequence genomic DNA includes:
- the mecr gene encoding 2-enoyl thioester reductase — its product is MNSTRNIISLVRRYSTSRSVKIASHGSPSTALKIENENITDKISNKDVLVEMLHAPINPADLNIIQGTYGTNVQVGGVAGMEGVGVVKKVGSGVTGLKENDLVVPSMKQHFGSWRSKGVWSEQQLFKVPSDIPTEYLSTISINPTTAYLLLNDFVKLQQGDVIIQNASNSMVGLSVIQLAKARGIKTINVIRDGSEFEDNVQRLKQLGGDIVVSEEYVRTPAFRKLISDLPSPKLALNAVGGQSATELSRILADNGTLVTYGGMSREPVTIPTSQLIFRNIQIRGFWLNKWFEQHTDSEKQSVYDAIFDLIRKKQFKLLIEKHKFSEFDQALLKSQQSGHGRKIVLDLQL